Proteins from one Dysgonomonas sp. HDW5A genomic window:
- a CDS encoding glycoside hydrolase family 2 TIM barrel-domain containing protein has product MKKLLIISFLIASFSVFAQYNKPDWENLSVLEINREDARASFIPFANTQQALSGNREKSPYFVSLNGNWKFHWVDTPHKRPLDFYQTDFNDSPWKTIPIPSNWEMQGYGTPIYVSAGYPFKIDPPRVMGEPKADYTAFKERNPVGSYRRSFDLPQNWKDRRVFIHFAGVQSAFYVWINGKKVGYSQGSMEPSEFDITDYVQKGKNQLAVEVYRWCDGSYLEDQDMWRTSGIHREVFLYSTNDVRISDFAVRTILDKDYKDASLQIKPELKSYKGNKLEGWNIEAQLYDAQNKPVITDALKQDALPVLNADYKAAIINDRAPQRGAAKFAWLEANVSDPLKWTAETPNLYTLVLSLVNDRDEVVETVRTQVGFRSIEIKDGQVLINGNPVRLRGVNRHEHDPSTGRSISYERMKQDIILMKQANINAVRTAHYPNNTQWYELCNEYGMYVMDEADIEEHGLRGQLASDPAWHAAFMDRAIRMAERDKNHPSIICWSMGNESGYGPNFAAISAWLKDFDPTRFIHYEGAQGTPTDPKTVDVISRFYPRVEQEYLNPNIKAGEDKERAENARWERLLSIAQDTVDNRPVLTSEYAHAMGNALGNFKEYWDEIYSNKRMLGGFIWDWVDQGLYKTDENGIRFMAYGGDFGDKPNLKAFCFNGIVFAERETTPKYFEVKKVYQPIFIEPLVLNKNKASVFITNRNHHINLNEYDMRWQIITEGDTIQKGVITNLNLEAGAKRDIHLPIKPIKVKPNSDYWLRVSFHLKENTLWADKGFEIGFEQFDMGIREDVAELRDKTSISKIDRYADRIEVKGKDFSAIFHILNGNLSSLKYNGIEMIVSPLIFQGYRAPVDNDKGFGNWLAKDWKEQGLDSLKRVVKSTEIIEENDSYIIIKTIAESLSKNGKFIHECLWKINGDGTIEVNNKFTPSEELPELPRLGVVMSLNSDLENIKWYGHGPYENYSDRKTSCPIGVYSSTVTDQYVPYPHPQETGNKEGIRWINLTDKNGKGISITSLSENMSGSALHFTAGDLDAATHAYLLKPREEVILSLDAIMLGLGNSSCGPGVLKKYAVEKKTHELKFVIEPLK; this is encoded by the coding sequence ATGAAAAAACTTTTAATTATATCGTTCCTAATAGCCAGTTTTTCGGTTTTTGCACAATACAACAAACCCGATTGGGAAAACCTGTCGGTATTGGAGATAAACAGAGAAGATGCCAGAGCCAGTTTTATTCCTTTTGCCAATACCCAACAAGCCTTGTCGGGCAACAGGGAGAAGTCGCCGTATTTTGTATCGCTAAACGGAAACTGGAAGTTCCACTGGGTAGATACGCCTCATAAAAGACCTTTGGATTTCTACCAAACTGATTTTAATGACAGTCCATGGAAAACCATTCCTATACCGTCCAATTGGGAGATGCAAGGCTATGGCACCCCTATTTATGTAAGTGCAGGATATCCTTTTAAAATAGACCCTCCCCGTGTAATGGGAGAGCCTAAAGCCGATTATACGGCTTTTAAAGAACGCAATCCGGTGGGATCGTACCGGCGTTCGTTCGATCTTCCGCAGAACTGGAAAGATCGCCGTGTATTTATACATTTCGCAGGAGTACAGAGTGCCTTTTATGTGTGGATTAACGGCAAAAAGGTAGGATACAGCCAGGGAAGTATGGAACCCTCCGAGTTTGATATAACAGATTACGTTCAAAAAGGAAAAAACCAATTGGCAGTAGAAGTGTATCGCTGGTGCGACGGCAGTTATCTCGAAGATCAGGATATGTGGCGGACAAGCGGTATCCACCGGGAAGTATTTCTATACTCTACAAACGATGTCCGTATTTCGGATTTTGCGGTAAGAACCATTTTAGACAAAGACTACAAAGATGCAAGCCTGCAAATAAAACCCGAACTGAAATCGTACAAAGGAAACAAACTAGAGGGTTGGAATATTGAGGCACAACTGTATGATGCACAAAACAAACCTGTAATTACAGATGCTCTCAAACAAGATGCTCTGCCCGTACTCAATGCCGATTACAAAGCGGCAATAATAAATGACAGGGCTCCTCAACGGGGTGCTGCTAAATTTGCATGGTTAGAAGCCAATGTATCTGATCCTTTGAAATGGACAGCCGAGACACCCAATCTGTACACTTTAGTATTGAGTTTGGTAAATGACAGAGACGAAGTAGTAGAAACCGTTCGTACTCAAGTTGGTTTTCGTAGCATAGAAATAAAGGATGGGCAAGTCTTGATTAACGGAAACCCTGTTCGCTTACGTGGAGTAAATCGTCACGAACACGATCCGTCCACAGGACGAAGCATTAGTTATGAGCGGATGAAACAGGATATTATCCTCATGAAGCAAGCTAATATCAATGCAGTTCGTACAGCCCATTATCCAAACAATACGCAATGGTACGAACTCTGTAACGAATACGGGATGTATGTAATGGACGAAGCCGATATAGAGGAACATGGTTTAAGGGGACAACTGGCAAGTGATCCGGCTTGGCATGCTGCATTTATGGATAGAGCCATTCGTATGGCCGAAAGAGACAAAAATCATCCCTCAATCATATGTTGGTCGATGGGAAATGAATCAGGTTATGGACCTAATTTTGCTGCTATATCAGCTTGGTTGAAAGATTTCGACCCTACCCGATTTATTCATTACGAAGGGGCACAAGGTACGCCTACCGATCCCAAGACGGTAGATGTAATCAGTCGGTTTTATCCACGAGTAGAGCAAGAATACCTCAATCCGAATATCAAGGCAGGGGAAGATAAAGAACGTGCCGAAAATGCCCGTTGGGAACGTCTGCTTAGTATCGCCCAAGATACGGTTGATAATCGCCCTGTGCTTACAAGTGAATATGCTCATGCAATGGGCAACGCTCTAGGAAATTTCAAAGAATATTGGGATGAAATATATTCTAATAAAAGGATGCTAGGAGGATTTATATGGGATTGGGTAGATCAGGGGCTATACAAAACCGACGAAAACGGCATCCGCTTTATGGCGTATGGAGGTGACTTCGGTGACAAACCCAATCTGAAAGCTTTTTGTTTCAACGGAATCGTATTTGCTGAACGTGAAACAACTCCTAAATATTTTGAAGTAAAAAAAGTATATCAGCCTATATTTATCGAACCTTTAGTTTTAAATAAAAATAAAGCATCGGTTTTTATCACCAATCGCAATCATCATATAAACCTCAACGAATATGATATGAGATGGCAAATAATTACTGAGGGGGACACTATACAAAAAGGTGTAATTACTAACTTAAATCTTGAGGCAGGAGCGAAACGCGATATACATCTGCCGATAAAACCTATCAAAGTTAAACCTAATTCAGATTATTGGTTACGAGTAAGCTTTCATCTGAAAGAAAATACGCTTTGGGCTGATAAAGGATTTGAAATAGGATTTGAACAGTTCGATATGGGTATTAGAGAAGATGTAGCTGAGTTAAGAGATAAAACATCTATCTCTAAAATTGATAGATATGCCGATAGAATTGAAGTTAAGGGAAAAGATTTTTCTGCTATATTTCATATCTTAAATGGCAATCTTTCTTCGTTAAAATATAATGGCATAGAAATGATTGTTTCCCCTCTAATTTTTCAAGGATACCGTGCTCCTGTTGACAATGATAAAGGCTTTGGTAACTGGCTTGCCAAAGATTGGAAAGAGCAAGGCTTGGATAGTCTCAAGCGAGTAGTAAAATCAACCGAAATAATCGAGGAAAATGACTCATATATCATTATTAAAACTATTGCCGAAAGCCTTTCTAAAAATGGAAAATTCATACATGAATGTCTCTGGAAAATAAATGGTGATGGCACTATAGAGGTAAATAATAAGTTTACCCCTTCGGAAGAATTACCAGAACTTCCTCGATTAGGAGTAGTTATGTCTTTAAATTCTGATTTAGAAAATATAAAATGGTACGGTCACGGCCCTTACGAAAACTATTCGGATCGGAAGACAAGTTGCCCCATTGGAGTATATTCAAGTACCGTTACAGACCAATATGTACCGTATCCGCATCCACAGGAAACAGGCAATAAGGAAGGTATTCGATGGATAAATCTAACCGATAAAAACGGAAAAGGTATTTCAATCACCTCCTTATCCGAAAATATGTCGGGGTCTGCATTGCATTTTACGGCAGGAGATTTGGATGCTGCTACTCATGCTTATTTGTTGAAACCACGAGAAGAAGTGATACTTTCTCTCGATGCTATCATGTTGGGACTTGGAAATAGCAGCTGCGGACCGGGAGTATTAAAGAAATATGCTGTCGAGAAAAAAACACATGAATTGAAATTTGTTATCGAACCTTTGAAATGA
- a CDS encoding glycosyl hydrolase: protein MRKILSICLLFCLSLNLSYAQDLLQLWTSPPEESKSWVFWYWMQGAVSKEGITADIEAMKEVGIAGAYLMPIKGVPEKPFVTPIVEQLSPLWWEMVEFAFKEADRVGVKLGFHICDGFALAGGPWITPELSMQKVVWSKANVKGGTITDLLLPQPENYQGYYKDIAVFAYPTPQGEGISTETIIPKVTTNVPDIDPQFLADKNSDGTFRSESPCWIQYAFDKPFTCRSVQVQAPPRSFQGQRLTIEASDDGVNFRKIVQLEPPRQGWQNDDFPMTNSIPTTTARYFRFLYHKSGTEPGSEDLDAAKWKQSLKIKSIWLSSEAQIHQYEGKSAQAWRVSPRTTNEQITTDLCVDPKQIIDITQYLDKDGKLNWKAPKGNWTMLRIGHTSTGHTNATGGKGAGLECDKFNPEAIRLQFNSWFGKAVEVAGEDLASRVLKVFHVDSWECGSQNWSSNFRDEFKKRRGYDIYPYLPVMAGIPIESTETSERILYDIRQTISELVVDKFYAVLKEEANAKGCQFSAECVSPTMMSDGMMHYKNTDLPMGEYWLQSPTHDKPNDVLDAISGGHIYGKNIIQAEAFTQLRTMFDEHPAMLKSLQDRHYALGINRLSYHVNVLNPWLDRQPGMTLDGIGLYFQRDQTWWKLGKAWVDYAQRCQALLQFGKPVIDIAVFTGEELPRRALLPDRLVPFLPGIFGEEKVQQEKVRLANVGEPTRQMPLGVNHSSNITGSEDWVNPLRGYQYDSFNPDVLLNSAKVENGRIILSNGMSYAALVIPGKHPMQPNPERISTEVAHKINELSAQGATILMGELPSQTLNYKEKKDHITWNNFRTMNLPYMEENFDKIGIERDFIVKENNSTQYAKDVAYTHRQGNGVDIYFISNQLDTLRQFEVSLRASGKIPERWNPVTGEIATDIQWNIENNRTNVSLSLDANESVFIVLKTPTDRIKNQMKVTEIHSPIVINTPWQVQFDEKSRGAKEPVIFNKLTDWSTHKNEQIRYYSGTAVYQNNFKLTADKKTRYYLELEEVYNLAEVKVNGKSCGIIWTKPYKVEITDALKSGNNTLEISVANTWANRIMGDENFGAEKNDSQKIWTNARYRLTEKNLVKSGIIGTVKINRIKY, encoded by the coding sequence ATGAGAAAAATATTATCAATCTGTTTACTGTTTTGCCTTAGCTTAAACCTAAGCTACGCACAAGACTTGCTTCAATTGTGGACATCGCCTCCCGAAGAGTCCAAATCGTGGGTGTTCTGGTACTGGATGCAAGGAGCAGTCTCAAAAGAAGGAATCACAGCCGATATTGAGGCGATGAAAGAAGTCGGTATTGCAGGTGCATACCTTATGCCTATAAAAGGAGTTCCCGAAAAGCCTTTTGTTACGCCTATAGTAGAGCAACTCAGCCCCCTTTGGTGGGAAATGGTAGAATTTGCTTTTAAAGAAGCCGACCGTGTAGGTGTGAAATTGGGTTTCCACATTTGTGACGGATTTGCCCTTGCAGGTGGCCCTTGGATTACACCCGAATTATCCATGCAAAAAGTAGTCTGGAGTAAGGCAAATGTAAAAGGTGGAACTATAACTGACTTATTACTTCCCCAGCCCGAAAACTACCAAGGGTATTATAAAGACATTGCCGTATTCGCCTATCCGACCCCACAGGGTGAAGGTATCTCAACAGAAACGATCATACCCAAAGTAACGACTAATGTTCCTGACATTGATCCTCAGTTTTTAGCAGATAAAAACAGCGATGGTACTTTTCGCAGCGAATCGCCTTGTTGGATACAATACGCATTTGATAAGCCTTTCACTTGTCGAAGCGTGCAGGTACAAGCTCCACCTCGAAGCTTCCAAGGACAACGTCTTACTATTGAAGCCAGTGATGATGGTGTAAATTTTCGCAAAATCGTACAATTAGAACCTCCACGTCAGGGATGGCAAAACGACGATTTTCCGATGACGAATAGCATACCCACTACAACAGCTCGTTATTTTCGTTTCTTGTATCATAAATCGGGAACAGAACCGGGCTCTGAGGATTTGGATGCTGCGAAATGGAAACAGTCTCTCAAAATAAAAAGCATTTGGTTATCATCCGAAGCACAGATACATCAATACGAAGGGAAGAGTGCACAAGCATGGCGAGTAAGTCCACGTACAACCAACGAGCAAATAACAACAGACTTGTGCGTTGATCCTAAACAAATAATTGATATTACTCAATATCTGGATAAAGACGGAAAACTGAATTGGAAAGCCCCCAAAGGAAATTGGACAATGCTCCGTATAGGGCATACATCAACAGGTCATACCAATGCTACAGGCGGAAAAGGAGCAGGATTGGAATGCGACAAGTTTAATCCCGAAGCCATCCGTTTACAATTTAATTCATGGTTTGGAAAAGCTGTAGAGGTAGCCGGTGAAGATTTAGCCTCACGTGTATTGAAAGTATTCCATGTTGACAGTTGGGAATGTGGCAGTCAAAACTGGTCGTCTAACTTTCGGGATGAATTCAAAAAACGCAGAGGGTACGACATATATCCATATCTGCCTGTTATGGCAGGTATTCCGATAGAAAGTACCGAAACATCAGAAAGAATATTATACGATATACGGCAAACGATATCAGAATTGGTCGTAGATAAATTTTATGCAGTACTGAAAGAGGAAGCCAATGCCAAGGGCTGTCAATTCAGTGCCGAATGTGTATCACCTACCATGATGAGCGATGGAATGATGCATTATAAAAACACCGATCTCCCTATGGGTGAATATTGGTTGCAAAGCCCTACACATGACAAACCAAACGATGTACTTGATGCTATATCAGGAGGACACATCTATGGAAAGAATATCATTCAAGCCGAAGCATTTACACAACTCCGTACCATGTTTGATGAGCATCCCGCCATGCTTAAATCTTTACAAGACAGACATTATGCATTGGGTATAAACCGCTTGAGCTATCATGTAAATGTACTGAATCCATGGCTAGACCGTCAACCCGGTATGACTTTAGATGGTATCGGTTTATATTTTCAACGTGACCAAACGTGGTGGAAATTGGGAAAAGCATGGGTAGACTATGCACAACGCTGTCAGGCACTATTACAATTTGGAAAACCTGTAATAGATATTGCCGTTTTCACAGGAGAAGAACTTCCTCGCCGGGCTTTACTTCCTGATAGATTAGTTCCTTTCTTACCGGGTATTTTTGGAGAAGAAAAAGTGCAACAGGAAAAAGTACGCCTTGCCAATGTGGGCGAACCTACCCGTCAAATGCCTTTAGGAGTAAATCATTCCTCTAACATAACAGGTTCCGAAGATTGGGTAAACCCGTTAAGAGGATATCAATACGATAGTTTTAATCCCGATGTACTTCTTAATTCAGCAAAAGTAGAAAATGGTCGCATTATACTTTCTAATGGCATGAGCTATGCTGCGTTAGTTATTCCAGGAAAACATCCTATGCAACCTAATCCCGAGCGTATATCAACAGAGGTAGCTCATAAAATAAATGAACTCTCAGCACAGGGAGCAACTATATTGATGGGAGAACTTCCTTCTCAAACATTGAACTATAAAGAAAAGAAAGATCATATAACATGGAATAATTTTCGTACAATGAACCTGCCCTATATGGAGGAAAATTTCGATAAAATAGGAATCGAACGAGACTTTATTGTAAAAGAAAATAACTCGACTCAATACGCTAAAGATGTTGCTTACACTCACAGGCAAGGTAATGGAGTTGATATTTATTTTATATCGAACCAACTGGATACACTTCGACAATTTGAAGTTTCGTTACGTGCTTCGGGTAAAATACCCGAACGATGGAATCCTGTAACGGGTGAAATCGCAACCGATATTCAGTGGAATATTGAAAACAACAGAACAAATGTTTCCTTATCACTAGACGCTAATGAATCGGTATTCATAGTACTAAAGACTCCGACTGACCGAATAAAAAATCAGATGAAAGTAACTGAGATACATTCTCCTATTGTGATTAATACCCCTTGGCAAGTACAATTTGATGAAAAATCACGAGGAGCGAAAGAGCCTGTTATCTTTAACAAACTGACTGATTGGAGTACACATAAAAACGAGCAAATTCGTTATTATTCAGGAACCGCAGTTTATCAAAATAATTTTAAATTGACTGCCGATAAAAAAACACGTTATTATCTCGAATTAGAAGAAGTTTATAATCTGGCTGAAGTAAAAGTAAACGGGAAATCGTGCGGTATCATCTGGACAAAACCATATAAAGTGGAAATAACTGATGCTCTGAAAAGTGGAAACAATACACTCGAAATATCAGTTGCTAATACATGGGCAAACCGCATAATGGGTGATGAAAATTTTGGTGCGGAGAAAAATGACAGCCAAAAAATATGGACAAATGCCCGCTATCGACTTACTGAAAAAAATCTGGTTAAAAGCGGAATTATCGGAACTGTAAAAATCAACAGAATAAAATATTAA
- a CDS encoding sialate O-acetylesterase, with translation MKKISSFLLLFVIALALHAELKLPAIFSNNMLLQQNTEVKLWGWADKGLTVSISPSWSEQKYTAKADNSGKWNLTIPTPAGSYQTYTISISDNKSNIIFNNVLVGEVWLCSGQSNMEMPMKGFKNQPILGSNEAILRSKNKNIRLITVKRASSLSPQDDIIGEWTEATPETVKEFSATGYYYGKLLNEMLDVPVGLILSAWGGSTIEAWMSKDMLSGFDDIKLPSSEEDTKIPNRTPIMLYNSMINPIAGYTIKGCIWYQGESNYERPDQYPLLFEKMVSEWRKIWRQGEFPFYFCQIAPYNYASIAPIEKQGGKFNSAFLREAQYKSAQIIPNSGMVVLMDIGEEKCIHPRDKKVGGERLAMMALGKTYGMTGFAYESPTFKEMVIEENKAILSFDNAPMWLTAYGQELKQFEIAGADKVFYPAKAEIKRSKVEVSSDKVSKPVAVRYAFKDFAVGDLFSTEGFPLSSFRSDNWDE, from the coding sequence ATGAAAAAGATAAGCTCTTTTCTACTACTATTTGTAATAGCTTTGGCATTACATGCTGAACTTAAACTGCCTGCCATATTTAGCAATAACATGTTGCTTCAACAAAATACCGAAGTCAAATTATGGGGATGGGCAGACAAAGGACTAACCGTAAGTATCTCACCCTCATGGTCAGAACAAAAATATACGGCTAAAGCTGATAATTCGGGGAAATGGAATCTGACAATACCAACACCTGCAGGAAGTTATCAAACGTATACCATCTCCATATCTGATAATAAAAGTAACATCATTTTTAATAATGTGCTTGTTGGTGAAGTCTGGCTTTGTTCAGGACAATCGAATATGGAAATGCCCATGAAGGGATTTAAAAATCAACCTATTTTAGGAAGCAATGAAGCGATCTTAAGATCTAAAAATAAAAACATACGTTTAATCACTGTTAAGCGTGCATCATCTTTAAGTCCTCAGGATGATATTATTGGAGAGTGGACAGAAGCAACTCCCGAAACGGTTAAAGAATTCAGTGCAACAGGCTATTATTACGGCAAATTATTAAATGAGATGCTGGATGTTCCTGTCGGATTGATTCTCTCTGCATGGGGAGGCTCCACAATTGAGGCATGGATGAGTAAAGATATGCTTTCGGGTTTTGATGATATAAAACTTCCATCATCTGAAGAAGACACCAAAATACCTAACCGAACACCAATAATGCTTTACAATAGTATGATTAATCCTATAGCAGGATATACAATTAAAGGATGTATCTGGTATCAGGGAGAATCTAATTATGAACGCCCCGATCAATACCCTTTACTTTTCGAAAAGATGGTCAGCGAATGGCGTAAAATATGGAGGCAAGGAGAATTTCCTTTTTATTTTTGCCAGATAGCACCTTATAATTATGCTTCTATTGCTCCTATAGAAAAGCAAGGAGGTAAATTTAATTCTGCTTTTTTGAGAGAAGCACAGTATAAGTCGGCGCAAATAATTCCCAATTCGGGAATGGTTGTATTAATGGATATAGGAGAAGAAAAGTGCATTCATCCCCGAGATAAAAAAGTGGGAGGCGAACGCCTTGCGATGATGGCTTTGGGAAAAACGTATGGAATGACAGGTTTTGCTTATGAAAGTCCAACTTTCAAAGAAATGGTAATTGAGGAAAACAAAGCTATACTTTCGTTTGACAACGCACCTATGTGGCTCACAGCTTATGGACAGGAATTAAAACAATTCGAAATAGCAGGAGCCGACAAAGTTTTCTATCCGGCCAAAGCAGAAATTAAGCGCAGCAAAGTAGAAGTTTCTTCCGATAAGGTGAGTAAGCCTGTTGCGGTACGATACGCTTTCAAAGACTTTGCAGTAGGTGACTTGTTCAGTACCGAAGGATTCCCCCTATCCTCTTTTAGAAGCGACAATTGGGACGAATAA
- a CDS encoding glycoside hydrolase family 2 protein, giving the protein MNKKQLFYFMLFCGILLSQNIKTQNKNQTFNATETGIQYLSGRGSDDTVDWEFFCTDGRNSGKWTTIPVPSCWELQGFGTYQYGMPFYGKPNPPGIANEQGKYKYKFKLPKEWEGRTVRIVFDGVMTDVEAQINGRRCGYPHQGAFYRFKSDVSDRIFFGEKENTLELTVSKESANPSVNMAERRADYWNFGGIFRPVFVEALPAQFIDCTAIDANADGSFYADVFLGLAMGNNTKVVAELTDIDGKSIGKNIETPITGGSDKAIIKGKFDNIKNWTPETPSLYYMKFSLMQNNKILHTVTERFGFRTIEVRVSDGLYVNGQKVMIKGVNRHSFRPETGRTLSKKDNYDDVKLIKEMNMNAVRLSHYPSDPDFLKACDELGLYVMVELAGWHGMYDSNVGTKLIHEMIKRDVNHPSVTWWANGNEGGHNLEIDKEFAPLDPQKRPVLHPQKNFGGFETMHYRSYGESQEYMRKPEIFMPTEFLHGLYDGGAGAGLWDYWEMMRKHPRCSGGFIWMLADEGVVRTDQNGRIDNVGNYGADGIVGPHHEKEGSFYTVKQVWSPIQIMNTTLSDNFDGTLTIENRYDFTNLKDCRFVWKLKSFDGQQEKIIKTDNIKGIDVAPHTSGVLKINLPSNWKNADALYLTAYSPTDEELWTWDWQWKKPSEYYSFSKGKTNLSVKEETDNLIVTAGSTVLTFCKKNGELSSVKQNNKDISFGNGPRFIAARRGDRSMDIFYNHDDAEARSKERIYTDISGENKLTNFTFKNTLDSITITADYFGNMRQAHWVIKSDGTIRLDYSYQYEGVVELMGIKFDYPENQVISKQWLGEGPYRVWQNRIHGTNFGIWKNDYNDPIPGESFLYPEFKGYFNNWKWADINTSEGVISLGNSNENNYLGVYTPRDGRDALLYTIPQSGISVLKVIPAVRNKVNATDLVGPSSQAQWVTGLQQDSIYLKFETK; this is encoded by the coding sequence ATGAATAAAAAACAACTATTTTATTTTATGCTATTCTGCGGAATACTTCTTTCACAAAACATAAAAACACAAAATAAAAATCAAACATTTAATGCTACCGAAACAGGTATTCAATATTTATCAGGAAGGGGTTCAGATGACACTGTCGATTGGGAGTTTTTCTGTACCGATGGACGCAACAGTGGCAAATGGACAACTATTCCTGTGCCCTCTTGTTGGGAGTTGCAAGGTTTTGGCACATATCAATATGGAATGCCTTTTTATGGCAAACCCAATCCTCCAGGAATAGCCAACGAGCAAGGTAAATACAAATATAAATTTAAGCTGCCTAAAGAATGGGAAGGACGAACAGTTCGCATAGTATTTGATGGGGTAATGACCGATGTTGAAGCTCAAATCAACGGTCGTCGTTGCGGATACCCTCATCAAGGAGCATTTTATCGTTTTAAAAGTGATGTCAGTGACCGAATATTTTTCGGAGAAAAAGAGAATACTCTTGAACTAACTGTCAGTAAAGAATCAGCAAACCCAAGTGTGAACATGGCTGAAAGACGAGCCGATTATTGGAACTTCGGAGGCATTTTTCGCCCTGTATTTGTTGAAGCACTTCCCGCTCAGTTTATAGATTGCACAGCTATTGACGCAAATGCAGACGGCAGTTTTTATGCAGATGTATTTCTAGGTTTAGCAATGGGCAACAATACTAAAGTGGTTGCTGAGTTGACTGATATAGATGGAAAGTCAATCGGTAAGAATATTGAAACTCCCATCACAGGAGGATCAGATAAAGCTATTATCAAAGGGAAATTCGATAATATAAAGAATTGGACGCCTGAAACACCCAGTCTGTATTACATGAAATTTTCATTAATGCAAAACAATAAAATACTGCACACTGTGACCGAACGTTTTGGCTTTCGAACAATTGAAGTTCGTGTAAGTGATGGTTTATATGTCAATGGTCAGAAGGTTATGATAAAAGGAGTTAACCGTCATAGTTTTCGTCCTGAAACTGGAAGAACACTCAGCAAAAAAGACAATTATGATGATGTAAAACTCATCAAAGAAATGAACATGAACGCAGTTCGCCTGTCTCATTATCCATCCGATCCCGACTTCTTAAAAGCTTGTGACGAATTAGGCTTATATGTAATGGTAGAACTTGCCGGATGGCATGGCATGTATGACAGTAATGTAGGAACTAAACTGATTCACGAAATGATAAAAAGGGATGTAAACCATCCATCTGTAACATGGTGGGCAAACGGAAACGAAGGAGGTCACAATCTCGAAATAGACAAAGAATTTGCACCACTAGATCCGCAGAAAAGACCCGTTTTGCATCCTCAAAAAAACTTCGGTGGATTCGAAACCATGCATTATCGTTCGTATGGAGAAAGTCAGGAGTATATGCGTAAACCCGAAATTTTTATGCCTACCGAATTTCTACATGGTCTATATGATGGCGGAGCAGGAGCAGGACTTTGGGATTATTGGGAAATGATGCGTAAGCATCCTCGCTGTTCGGGCGGTTTCATCTGGATGTTGGCAGACGAAGGAGTTGTAAGAACAGATCAAAACGGACGTATCGATAATGTTGGAAACTATGGAGCAGACGGTATTGTAGGCCCTCATCACGAAAAAGAGGGAAGCTTTTATACAGTGAAACAGGTATGGTCACCTATACAAATAATGAATACTACCCTGTCCGATAATTTTGACGGTACTCTAACCATAGAAAATAGATACGATTTTACGAATCTGAAAGATTGCCGATTTGTATGGAAACTTAAATCATTCGATGGACAGCAAGAGAAAATAATCAAAACAGATAATATCAAAGGTATTGATGTTGCTCCTCATACATCAGGTGTATTAAAAATCAATCTCCCATCCAATTGGAAAAATGCTGATGCTTTATATTTAACGGCTTACAGTCCAACCGATGAGGAACTTTGGACATGGGATTGGCAATGGAAAAAACCGAGTGAGTACTATTCCTTCTCAAAAGGAAAAACCAACTTATCGGTAAAAGAAGAGACAGATAACCTTATCGTAACAGCAGGTTCAACAGTATTGACATTCTGCAAAAAAAATGGAGAATTAAGCTCTGTAAAACAAAACAATAAAGATATTTCTTTTGGTAATGGACCAAGATTCATTGCAGCCCGCCGTGGCGACCGTTCAATGGATATTTTCTATAATCATGACGATGCCGAAGCACGAAGCAAAGAACGCATCTATACTGATATTTCGGGAGAAAATAAACTGACAAATTTTACATTTAAAAATACACTAGATAGTATTACAATTACTGCCGATTATTTCGGGAATATGCGTCAGGCACACTGGGTTATAAAATCAGACGGAACTATTCGATTAGATTACAGTTATCAATACGAAGGAGTAGTCGAATTGATGGGTATAAAATTCGATTACCCCGAAAATCAAGTAATATCCAAACAATGGTTGGGAGAAGGTCCTTATCGAGTATGGCAAAACCGCATTCACGGTACAAATTTCGGAATATGGAAGAATGATTATAATGATCCTATTCCCGGAGAATCGTTTCTTTATCCCGAATTTAAAGGCTATTTCAATAATTGGAAGTGGGCAGATATCAATACCAGCGAAGGAGTTATCAGCTTAGGTAATAGTAACGAGAATAATTATCTGGGAGTATATACCCCTCGGGATGGTCGGGATGCCTTATTATACACCATTCCTCAAAGTGGAATTTCTGTATTGAAAGTAATTCCTGCTGTCAGAAATAAAGTAAATGCGACCGATTTAGTAGGTCCTTCTTCTCAGGCTCAATGGGTAACAGGTTTGCAACAAGACAGTATTTATCTGAAATTCGAAACAAAGTAA